The region TTCTATAATCGTCTCCGCCAGTGCCGCTGGCCGACAAGGATCGACGTTGGCGAGTTCGGTGCCCGGCTCGCGGGAGCGCGCGATTTCGTCGGTGCGTGGTATTACAACGTATCACCTCCAGCCGAGCGCCCGGCAGACCAGATCCGCGGGCAGGAGGCGTACTACGCGCGGATACGCGAGCACGGGCTAGTGACATTCAGATTGGGTTTCCTGCAGCGCCGACGGGTCGACGCGAAGGTGTTATACGAAGAGAAAGGTGTCGACGTGGCTCTGGTCGTCGACATGTTGACTGGCGCGTTCGAGGATCGCTACGACACCGCGGTCCTCGTCTCGTCGGACGGCGACTTCAAGCCCGCAGGGAGGCCGTTGCGACGGTACGCCAAACACGTGGAGTACTTGTACTTTGGCGGATCCCAGCGCTCGTCGGCACTGCTTCAGGCATGCAATGTCGCGAGAAAGTGTCGTCGGTCGTGGCTGATTGAATTCAGCGAATAGCCAGGCCGCGAGCACCTCTCGCGCACCGTCCTCGCGGACCGCGACAATCTACGTCCATACGGCGAACAGTACGGCGTCGGTGTGGTTGGAGGGGTCGAAGAATGCGACGGCGACGTTGCGCTCGGCGATCATCTCGCCGGCGGCGATGTCGCGCGCGACGTTGACGCCGGCGACGAATTGCTGCAGCGAGCCTGTGAACTGCACGGTCGCCTTGTAGGCGCCGGCGTCGAAGGCTTTGAGGATGCCGGCGCGGAGGTCGGGGGCCGTCATGTGGGCTCCTGGATGCTGGTCTCACGACACGCGCAGATGCATGGGCCGTCGTGATCCTTGAGTTTCTTGCAGAGGTGCAGGGGGTGAGTTCCCCAGGTGGCGTTGCACGCGTTGGTCCATATGTCTTTCGTTTTGGTGGTCATCGTGGTCCGAGCCTCACTTCCTGTTGGTAGATGGCGCGGCGGTTGTGGTAGCGCCAGCGGATGCCGGTGGCGCGTCGGCGTTCGGTTGCGGCGCTGATCAGCGTGTCGGCGAACGACACGACGTCGTAGAGCTGCAGTCCGACGTTGGGCTGGGCGATCAGGCGGCCGTGGCCGGCGTCGAGCTGACGCGAGCGGCGGGGCGCGGCGGCGGTGGCGTCGGCGGCGGCGCCGGTCGCCGACGTGAGGTCGCGTTGGCGGACGATCTCGCCTATGCCCTGCGCGAGCTGCGTGAAGTCGAGGTCGTCGCCGAAGGCGGCGGCGCCGAAGGCGTGCGCTTCGCTGACGGGCGCGGGGACGGCGCGCAGCTCGAGCGCGCGCAGCGGATGGTCGAGGCCGTAGGCGTACGTCGTGCCCTGGCTGGCGGAGAGCGTGAGGTTTTCGAGCGTGGCGTCGGCGACGAAGCGGGCGCGGTCCTCGAGGAACGCGTACGCCTGCAGCAGCGCCTGGTAGCCGGTGGTCGCCGGGTCGACCGCGAACGCCGGCGTCACCGTCGACAGCCTGGTGGATCCGGACGTGACGGCGAAGTCGAGGCCGGCGCGGGCGAGGATGCGGTCGATGATCGTCGAGTAGGTGTCGGCGGTGTGCGAGAGGGCGGTGCGCTGCGTCGAGCGGCGCAGCAGGTCCCACGCGCTTTCGAGCTGGACCCGGAGGACGGAGAGGCCGCCGGAGCGGCGGTGCTCCCAGCCGGCGACCCACATGTCGGGCAGCGGCGACGTGCGGAGGCCTGAGGCGGTGTCGTAGCCGAAAGCGACGCTGACGCGCGCTCCGAGCGTTAACGGGGCAGGAGGTCCCGCGTAGGCGCCGCCGGCGTTGTCGAGCTCGAGGATGCCGGTCATGGCGCGCGGCTCCTCGTCGACCTCGAGCGAGAGGACGGCCGCGGTCACGTCGAGCGTGACGGCGGCGGTCGACGCGCGCTGCACCAAATCGACGCCGGACTGGTAGACCCAAGACTGGTTTAAGTCGCCGTCGTGGCAGTGGGCGAGGCCGTTGGATCCGGCGTAGCTCGTCGGGACCGGCGTGCGCCACGTGTAGGCGCCGGCGTCGAAGCCGGCGAGCGGATGGACCCACGTGCGGTACGTGCGCGTGGCGCCGCCGGTGAAGAGCTGCGCCTCGACGTAGTTGACGCGCCAGGTATCGGAGAACGTGAGCGACGGCGCGCCGAAGGCGGTGATGCCGGCTTCTCCCTGGACCTGCACCCAGAGCGCGGACCACGCCGGCGTGGTCGGGTTGTAGTGCAACGACCAGACCGTCGGTTTCGCCGTCGTCGTCTCCTCGCCGGTGAGCACGATCTCCCAGAAGAGGCCGCGGACGAGCGCTATGCCGTTGAGCGTCGCGGCGGTGTGCGGCCAGGTGAGGATCCCCGCGAACACGCCGGCCGTGCGGATGTTGAGGTAGGTGTTGGCGGTGCCGGCGGTACACCAGGCGACGGCGAGGTCGCCGGACGTGTTGGTGTAGGCGACGGCGAGGTCGGCGATCGCGAACGCCGACGCGAAGAGCGCGGCGTCGGCGGAGAACGTGGCGCCTGAGTCCGTCGATTCGCGAAAGCGGATGTTGGCGCCGCCGGCGTCGCTGTAGATGACGATGACGTTGGCGCCCCAGGCGGCGGCGGCGACGTTCGAGCCCATGCCGGTGGCGAGGTCGATCCAGGCGGCGGCGAAGGCGCCGACGGCTGAGGGGTCGGTGACGCGCTGGTACTTGACGGCGCCGGCGGACATGCGGACTCGGTGCAACGTGCCGTTGCTCGAGAGCGCCACGTCGTGTTTGGCGTTGGCGTTGGCGGTGGCGTCGAGCTGCGCGAAGTCGAGGCGGCGGACGACGCCGATGTCGTTGTGCACGATCACTGCGACGTGCGGCTCGCGCGAGGCGTCGACCTGGGCGGCGAGGAGGTCGGCGTGGATGCTACGCATAGTTTTCAGTTCTCAGTCGTAAGTTGTAAGTCGGTTTCGGCGCTTGGGTGCGCGGCGGCGGAGCTGATCTTCCTGGATGCAGGCCTTGCACCATACGTGCATGCCCAGAGGTGCCCGGGGCTGCGACATGAAGAAGTCCGGCGTCGCGGACCACCACTCTTCGCATTTCGTGCATTGCTTTTGGAGTCCAAACCGCACGTCGTAGCGAAATCGCCGGGGGTGTTGAAGCGCGAAGGTCTGGCGATCGCGTTCGGTGGCCACCGGCGACTGACGACTGGCGACTGACAAATGTGACAAATGTGATAACTGATCACTCGTCATCGGGGTCCTCATGCGCGGTCGCGGCGGACGCGTTGGATGGCGTCGTTGAGCTCGCGCATGTCTTCATCGCTGCCGCCGGCGTCGGGGTGCAGCGCTTTCGCCAGGGTTTTGTATGCCGCCTCGGCGACGGGGAGCGGCGTGTCGGGCCGCACGCCGAGCAGCTCGTAGGGGTCGCGGTGCACGGCGGCGGCGCCGAGCTGGAGCATTTGCGAGACGGTGTTCGTGAGCAGGTCGCCGAGGCCTCGGCGGTACGCGAGGCGCAGCCCTTCGAGGGTGAGGTAGACCGCGCGCAGGTTGTCGCGGTAGCGTTGCTGCAGCCCGTATTGCACGCGCACGGTTTCGCCGTGGAACTCGAAGACCACTTCGGCCGTGTCGTT is a window of Dehalococcoidia bacterium DNA encoding:
- a CDS encoding NYN domain-containing protein, whose protein sequence is MANTARVAVFIDGANFYNRLRQCRWPTRIDVGEFGARLAGARDFVGAWYYNVSPPAERPADQIRGQEAYYARIREHGLVTFRLGFLQRRRVDAKVLYEEKGVDVALVVDMLTGAFEDRYDTAVLVSSDGDFKPAGRPLRRYAKHVEYLYFGGSQRSSALLQACNVARKCRRSWLIEFSE
- a CDS encoding J domain-containing protein codes for the protein MPTYNLSTNKTPDETMSELRYCFEGWRDAELISARNLKDANDTAEVVFEFHGETVRVQYGLQQRYRDNLRAVYLTLEGLRLAYRRGLGDLLTNTVSQMLQLGAAAVHRDPYELLGVRPDTPLPVAEAAYKTLAKALHPDAGGSDEDMRELNDAIQRVRRDRA